A single Augochlora pura isolate Apur16 chromosome 2, APUR_v2.2.1, whole genome shotgun sequence DNA region contains:
- the LOC144478325 gene encoding T-complex protein 11-like protein 1 isoform X1, whose translation MPDRKKVLAGAGVIWGITAFYFFIIHKLPRSMGLLNLIPGILFRDRTMENSEEEKCNISEANTSKSLDCPSSSNTDTEEDVTKRLKIPNFMTGEIVGVSPQKPVSFEEIMKTINGLKNMALAHEIAVDENFQLEKLEPEDDTFHRRVKEIMHKVFWNLLAKQLAEETPNYTQALVLLKEIKEILDQLVLPHHAKIRENLNEVLDVDLIKQQAEKGVLDFHHYAQYVISIMSKVCAPVRDSKIKELSEKTDVIEIFKGIMEVLQLMRLDLANFTITRMRPNIVALSIEYEKAKFTEFLKINGNDLKYTEAWLLRHFDPAKITADSSDVNSVRQLTHSLLTESYLDLLEWDFTPDAETLMLDQGRLIELRDKTNRLSIMGAVILLINNTVGPPVHGVSSFKKSMKQHLSVLLESVNSNKNLEVSMPNIILQVKIDVKTTLEEVGAGPLSPELETSLEGQISELVKPDHKIRHLISLRIRQFLQKIILSQSTTPAQVPPGLSSLQEELTTVVAPFLILISHNRSVFGEYYQEIVTKALKKMEVDNNKDTSEGHSMEL comes from the exons ATGCCAGACAG GAAAAAAGTTTTGGCCGGTGCTGGAGTAATCTGGGGTATCACTgcgttttatttcttcattattcACAAACTTCCAAGATCAATgggattattaaatttaataccgGGTATTCTGTTTCG ggATAGAACAATGGAAAACAGTGAAGAAGAGAAATGTAATATTAGCGAAGCTAACACATCTAAATCTTTAGATTGTCCATCTAGTTCAAACACTGATACAGAAGAGGATGTTACAAAGAG ACTAAAGATTCCAAATTTTATGACCGGTGAAATAGTGGGAGTTTCACCACAAAAACCTGTTTCTTTCGAAGAGATAATGAAAACTATCAATGGCCTGAAGAATATGGCTTTGGCTCATGAAATTGCAGTGGATGAAAATTTTCAACTAGAAAAACTTGAGCCTGAAGACGATACGTTTCACAGAAGAGTGAAAGAAATTATGCATAAAGTATTTTGGAATCTGTTGGCTAAACAGTTGGCTGAAGAAACCCCAAATTATACACAGGCATTGGTGTTactgaaagaaattaaagaa ATACTAGATCAACTGGTATTACCTCATCATGCGAAAATTCGAGAGAATTTGAACGAAGTGCTTGATGTAGATTTAATTAAGCAGCAAGCAGAAAAAGGAGTTTTGGACTTCCATCATTATGCACAATatgttatttcaattatgaGTAAAGTGTGCGCACCAGTAAGAGATAGCAAGATCAAAGAACTTAGTGAAAAAACAGACgttatcgaaatatttaaaggtATTATGGAAGTATTGCAACTAATGCGACTGGATTTAGCAAACTTCACTATTACAAGGATGAGACCAAACATTGTCGCTTTAAGTATTGAGTATGAAAAAGCAAAATTTACTGAGTTCTTGAAAATCAATGgaaacgatttaaaatatacagagGCGTGGTTATTAAGGCATTTTGATCCTGCAAAGATTACAGCTGATTCATCGGACGTTAACTCAGTACGTCAACTTACGCATTCTCTTCTGACTGAATCATATTTAGATCTTTTGGAATGGGATTTTACTCCAGACGCAGAA aCATTAATGTTAGATCAAGGTAGATTGATAGAATTGCGTGATAAGACCAATAGATTAAGTATTATGGGTGCTGTAATATTGCTGATAAATAACACAGTTGGCCCACCAGTTCATGGAGTATCAAGTTTCAAGAAGAGTATGAAACAACATCTTAGTGTGTTATTGGAATCTGTGAATTCTAACAA GAACTTGGAAGTGTCAATgccaaatattatattacaagtGAAAATTGATGTAAAAACGACGTTAGAAGAGGTTGGTGCTGGCCCATTATCTCCAGAGTTAGAAACGTCATTGGAGGGGCAGATATCAGAGCTTGTAAAGCCTGATCATAAGATTAGACATCTTATAA GTTTAAGAATTCGACAGTTTCtgcaaaaaataatactatctCAATCAACAACGCCAGCACAAGTACCACCTGGACTTTCTTCGCTTCAAGAAGAATTAACAACTGTAGTAGCTCCGTTTTTAATTCTCATTTCTCACAATCGAAGTGTATTTGGAGAGTATTACCAAGAAATCGTGACTAAAGCTCTGAAAAAAATGGAGgtcgataataataaagatacaAGTGAAGGTCATTCCATGGAGTTGTAG
- the LOC144478325 gene encoding T-complex protein 11-like protein 1 isoform X2 — protein MPDRDRTMENSEEEKCNISEANTSKSLDCPSSSNTDTEEDVTKRLKIPNFMTGEIVGVSPQKPVSFEEIMKTINGLKNMALAHEIAVDENFQLEKLEPEDDTFHRRVKEIMHKVFWNLLAKQLAEETPNYTQALVLLKEIKEILDQLVLPHHAKIRENLNEVLDVDLIKQQAEKGVLDFHHYAQYVISIMSKVCAPVRDSKIKELSEKTDVIEIFKGIMEVLQLMRLDLANFTITRMRPNIVALSIEYEKAKFTEFLKINGNDLKYTEAWLLRHFDPAKITADSSDVNSVRQLTHSLLTESYLDLLEWDFTPDAETLMLDQGRLIELRDKTNRLSIMGAVILLINNTVGPPVHGVSSFKKSMKQHLSVLLESVNSNKNLEVSMPNIILQVKIDVKTTLEEVGAGPLSPELETSLEGQISELVKPDHKIRHLISLRIRQFLQKIILSQSTTPAQVPPGLSSLQEELTTVVAPFLILISHNRSVFGEYYQEIVTKALKKMEVDNNKDTSEGHSMEL, from the exons ATGCCAGACAG ggATAGAACAATGGAAAACAGTGAAGAAGAGAAATGTAATATTAGCGAAGCTAACACATCTAAATCTTTAGATTGTCCATCTAGTTCAAACACTGATACAGAAGAGGATGTTACAAAGAG ACTAAAGATTCCAAATTTTATGACCGGTGAAATAGTGGGAGTTTCACCACAAAAACCTGTTTCTTTCGAAGAGATAATGAAAACTATCAATGGCCTGAAGAATATGGCTTTGGCTCATGAAATTGCAGTGGATGAAAATTTTCAACTAGAAAAACTTGAGCCTGAAGACGATACGTTTCACAGAAGAGTGAAAGAAATTATGCATAAAGTATTTTGGAATCTGTTGGCTAAACAGTTGGCTGAAGAAACCCCAAATTATACACAGGCATTGGTGTTactgaaagaaattaaagaa ATACTAGATCAACTGGTATTACCTCATCATGCGAAAATTCGAGAGAATTTGAACGAAGTGCTTGATGTAGATTTAATTAAGCAGCAAGCAGAAAAAGGAGTTTTGGACTTCCATCATTATGCACAATatgttatttcaattatgaGTAAAGTGTGCGCACCAGTAAGAGATAGCAAGATCAAAGAACTTAGTGAAAAAACAGACgttatcgaaatatttaaaggtATTATGGAAGTATTGCAACTAATGCGACTGGATTTAGCAAACTTCACTATTACAAGGATGAGACCAAACATTGTCGCTTTAAGTATTGAGTATGAAAAAGCAAAATTTACTGAGTTCTTGAAAATCAATGgaaacgatttaaaatatacagagGCGTGGTTATTAAGGCATTTTGATCCTGCAAAGATTACAGCTGATTCATCGGACGTTAACTCAGTACGTCAACTTACGCATTCTCTTCTGACTGAATCATATTTAGATCTTTTGGAATGGGATTTTACTCCAGACGCAGAA aCATTAATGTTAGATCAAGGTAGATTGATAGAATTGCGTGATAAGACCAATAGATTAAGTATTATGGGTGCTGTAATATTGCTGATAAATAACACAGTTGGCCCACCAGTTCATGGAGTATCAAGTTTCAAGAAGAGTATGAAACAACATCTTAGTGTGTTATTGGAATCTGTGAATTCTAACAA GAACTTGGAAGTGTCAATgccaaatattatattacaagtGAAAATTGATGTAAAAACGACGTTAGAAGAGGTTGGTGCTGGCCCATTATCTCCAGAGTTAGAAACGTCATTGGAGGGGCAGATATCAGAGCTTGTAAAGCCTGATCATAAGATTAGACATCTTATAA GTTTAAGAATTCGACAGTTTCtgcaaaaaataatactatctCAATCAACAACGCCAGCACAAGTACCACCTGGACTTTCTTCGCTTCAAGAAGAATTAACAACTGTAGTAGCTCCGTTTTTAATTCTCATTTCTCACAATCGAAGTGTATTTGGAGAGTATTACCAAGAAATCGTGACTAAAGCTCTGAAAAAAATGGAGgtcgataataataaagatacaAGTGAAGGTCATTCCATGGAGTTGTAG